AGTTCTTCCGCAGTGTACGGCGGAGAGAACGGATAGGCTTCCGCCGGCAAGTACGGGATCTGCGGATCGCGTGGCGTATCGGGGCGCAAGTCCAGCATCGCCCGCTCTTCTGCGGACAGCTCTTCGACGGTTTTCCAGGTTTTGGTCGAGGTTTGGGGAAAAGCGGGGTAACGCCATCCCACCACCAAGACCGTGACTACACCGAACAAAAGTAGGGATACGGCGTGCCGTGCTCCTACAACAGCATTAGCCATTCTGTAACGTATGCTCCAATTCTTGCAATTCTTTAATGAGATCCGTGAGCGCAGTCCGATCGGCGAGCAATGCCGCCCCGCTCATAGGTGCATTGCCTTTGACGACGAGGCTGATGACTTCTCCGGTGACATTATGGATGCAGGCTCGCACGAACGTACCTTCGAGCCAGCGTCGCGCGAACGTATCGTCGGCAATTGCGAGTCGTAGCGCCATGAGTCTTTTCCCTCTGACAACCTGCCCGTTTGTGTTTAGCATTGACACTGCAGTGGAAGCAAACAATTCGCAACGGGATGGTGACGAAGGTGCCGCGAGAGGAATTATCTCAGCGCCCAGGGGTCTAGTCCTGAATTGCGCTAGCGAGCATTTCCCTGTACTTTCCCTCGGTTACGCGCGAGTAGTCCGTCACGTTGGTATTGAGGGGAAAGAGGGTGCAGCTTCGTGCGCGCCGGCTGAGCGGTAAACTGCCGTCAATGGTGGCGCGCTCGGCGGCGGTTAAATCCACCAGGTACTTTTTCATGATTACATCTGGCCCCCCTATCGCGAACTTGGGGCAGACCTCACCATGTTTACGTTCACCCCTCAAAGCCAGAGTGACTGACTACTAGACACACCGGTCAGGTAAGTTTCAAACTGACCGGGTCCATACAGATCTCCACACCAAGTCGCACTGCGGCATCCCTCGCGCGGGGGTCAACATAGGGTGTCACGACCAACCGGTGATCGACCTGCGGTCCACGCGAGCGGCAAAACCCGCGCGAGGCAAGAAAATACGTCGCTCCCTACAAAATGTACCGCGCCAGATCCTCGTCCTTCACGATGGCGTCAAGCTTGTCTTTCACGTAGTGCGCATCGATCACGATTTCCTTGCCGCTGAGTTCGGGTCCGTCGAAGGAGAGGTCTTCGAGCAAGCGTTCCACCACAGTATGCAGACGACGCGCGCCGATGTTCTCGGTGCGTTCGTTCACCGTCGCCGCGATCCGCGCTAGCTCCTCGGCGGCATCGGGCCGAAACACCAGCTTCAGGTTCTCGGTCGCCAACAAAGCGACATACTGCATCAGCAAGGCGTTGCGCGGCTCGGTGAGAATGCGCACGAAATCTTCACGGGTGAGAGACTCCAGCTCGACGCGGATGGGAAACCGCCCTTGAAACTCGGGGATCAAATCCGAGGGTTTCGCCATGTGAAACGCGCCGGAGGCGACGAATAAGACATGGTCCGTGCGCACCATCCCGTACTTGGTATTGACGGTGCAGCCTTCCACCAGCGGCAAGAGGTCGCGTTGCACGCCTTGGCGGGACACATCCGGACCGTGAGTGCTATCGCGGCTGGCGATTTTATCGATCTCGTCGATAAAAATAATGCCGCTTTGCTCGGCCCGTTGCACGGCTTCGCGCACGACATTTTCCATGTCCACCAGTTTGTCGGCTTCTTCCTGTTCGAGGAGATCCAGCGCTTCGAGGACTTTCAAGCGCCGCTTCTTGGTCTTTTTCGGCATGAGGTTAGAGAACATCTCCTTGAGCTGATTCTCCATGTCCTCCATTCCCTGCGGGGCCATCACTTCGATGAACGGCAGCGCCGCCTTCGTGATTTCCAGCTCGACCTCGCGATCGTCGAGTTTGCCCTCGTGAAGCATCCGGCGCATTTTCTCCCGCGTGTTCTGGGGAGCTGGAAGAGGTTCGCTCTCGCCGCCAAACCCCGGACGCGCCGGGGTCGGAGGCAGAAGCAGGTCGAGGACACGATCCTCGGCATGCTCGCGCGCCTTGACGCGGATACGCTCCTTGGCTTCTTTTTTCACCATGTTCACTGATAGCTCGACGAGATCGCGCACCATGGACTCGACATCGCGCCCCACATAGCCAACCTCGGTGAACTTCGAGGCTTCTACCTTAATGAACGGCGCTTGCGCCAAACGCGCGAGGCGCCGAGCAATTTCAGTCTTCCCTACGCCGGTGGGGCCGATCATGAGAATGTTCTTCGGGGCGATTTCATCGCGCAAGTCCGCCGGCACTTGTTGACGGCGCCAGCGATTGCGCAACGCGATGGCGACGGCGCGTTTGGCTTTGCGCTGACCGATGATGTAGCGGTCTAGTTCGGACACGATCTCGCGCGGAGTCATGACATGCATGCGCGCGTCATCGGTCAACATGAGCGGAAGATCGGCGGCAGTGGTCACGTTATAACTCCTCTACGATGATGTGTTCGTTGGTATAGACGCAAATCGCGGCGGCGGCGTGCATCGCCTCCAAGGCGATGGTACGGGCGTCGAGGGTGGTATGCTTCACCAAGACGCGCGCGGCGGCCAGGGCAAAGTTCCCACCCGAGCCCACCGCAACAATCCCATCGTCCGGCTCCAACACATCGCCGACACCGGAAATCAGCAACGACGATTCGCAATCGGCAATCGCCATCAGTGCTTCCAGCCGCCGCAACACGCGGTCCGCACGCCAGTCGCGCGCCAACTCGACCGCAGCCCGACGCAAGTTGCCGTTGTATTCGTCAAGCTTCTTCTCGAATTTTTCGCACAACGTCAGGGCATCCGCCGTGCTGCCGGCGAACCCGGCCAACACGCGGCCTTGCGCCAACCGGCGAATCTTGCGCGCGGTATGTTTGACCACGGCGTTGCCAATACTGACCTGCCCATCACCGGCCATCACCACGCCGCCATTGTGGCGGACGCAGAGGATAGTGGTGCCGTGCATGATTTCTCCACTCATTACTTTGCCTCCGAAACTTGGAACTCATTACTCAGGACTCGTTACTCGGCACTCCCTACGCTCGTGGATGCGCCTTATCGTACACCTGCATCAAACGGTCGAGGTTCACGTGCGTATAGCGCTGGGTGGTCGAGAGACTCGCATGGCCCAGCAATTCTTGGATAGCGCGGAGATCGGCTCCCGCCTCGAGCAAATGCGTGGCAAAAGAATGGCGCAACGCATGCGGGCTGGCGTGCAGCGCAATGCCGCAGGCGCGGGCGTAGTCGTCGACGAAGCGTGCCACGCTGCGGGTGGTGAGCCGCCCGCCACGACTGTTCAGAAACACCGGCGCGGCCGCAGCACCCGCGTTCGTCGCGCGCGCGCGGTTCTTCGGCGAGAGCAACAACGGAATTTGTGCGCGGTAGAGGTCGAGCGCCTCAAGGGCTTTCCGTCCGATCGGGACGATCCGTTCTTTATTGCCTTTTCCTCGCACCCGGACCACTTCGAGCGCGGGTT
Above is a window of Deltaproteobacteria bacterium DNA encoding:
- the hslV gene encoding ATP-dependent protease subunit HslV yields the protein MSGEIMHGTTILCVRHNGGVVMAGDGQVSIGNAVVKHTARKIRRLAQGRVLAGFAGSTADALTLCEKFEKKLDEYNGNLRRAAVELARDWRADRVLRRLEALMAIADCESSLLISGVGDVLEPDDGIVAVGSGGNFALAAARVLVKHTTLDARTIALEAMHAAAAICVYTNEHIIVEEL
- the hslU gene encoding ATP-dependent protease ATPase subunit HslU, whose translation is MHVMTPREIVSELDRYIIGQRKAKRAVAIALRNRWRRQQVPADLRDEIAPKNILMIGPTGVGKTEIARRLARLAQAPFIKVEASKFTEVGYVGRDVESMVRDLVELSVNMVKKEAKERIRVKAREHAEDRVLDLLLPPTPARPGFGGESEPLPAPQNTREKMRRMLHEGKLDDREVELEITKAALPFIEVMAPQGMEDMENQLKEMFSNLMPKKTKKRRLKVLEALDLLEQEEADKLVDMENVVREAVQRAEQSGIIFIDEIDKIASRDSTHGPDVSRQGVQRDLLPLVEGCTVNTKYGMVRTDHVLFVASGAFHMAKPSDLIPEFQGRFPIRVELESLTREDFVRILTEPRNALLMQYVALLATENLKLVFRPDAAEELARIAATVNERTENIGARRLHTVVERLLEDLSFDGPELSGKEIVIDAHYVKDKLDAIVKDEDLARYIL